The following proteins are encoded in a genomic region of Phycisphaerales bacterium:
- a CDS encoding 5-formyltetrahydrofolate cyclo-ligase, which translates to MRDEPTRKPDAGNELSLEKSALRKKMRHAMESMAPAEARTKEKALAERVLAWAPMASATRVMVYLSMSGEAGTGALIERLLEAGVEVAGPRVEWDTRTITPALIADPMSDVVEGNLGVPEPAPSAPGVPLDTIDVILVPAMAFDLRGFRLGRGAGFYDRLLADKRRTGLSLGFGFEAQLASRVPTEPHDARLDALATERRLLEFNGPRIAAVLEAEARRGPQ; encoded by the coding sequence ATGCGCGACGAGCCCACACGCAAGCCCGACGCCGGCAACGAGTTGTCGCTCGAGAAATCCGCGTTGCGGAAGAAGATGCGCCACGCCATGGAGAGCATGGCGCCCGCCGAAGCGCGCACGAAGGAAAAGGCTCTGGCCGAACGCGTACTGGCGTGGGCTCCCATGGCCAGCGCAACGCGTGTCATGGTGTACCTCTCCATGTCGGGCGAAGCCGGCACGGGCGCCCTGATCGAGCGCTTGCTCGAGGCTGGCGTCGAGGTTGCCGGCCCCCGCGTGGAGTGGGACACCCGCACCATCACGCCGGCCTTGATCGCCGACCCGATGTCCGACGTCGTCGAAGGAAACCTTGGTGTGCCCGAACCGGCCCCGTCGGCGCCGGGCGTGCCCCTGGACACGATCGACGTCATCCTCGTGCCCGCCATGGCCTTTGATCTTCGCGGATTCCGCCTCGGACGCGGCGCAGGGTTCTACGATCGGCTGCTGGCCGACAAGCGCCGCACGGGGCTGTCGCTGGGGTTCGGATTCGAGGCCCAACTAGCCTCGCGGGTGCCAACCGAGCCGCACGACGCCAGGCTGGACGCCCTGGCCACCGAGCGACGTCTGCTGGAGTTCAACGGCCCGCGGATCGCCGCGGTGCTCGAAGCCGAGGCCCGCCGGGGGCCGCAATAA
- a CDS encoding S26 family signal peptidase: MADTRARPADKETGKFSIRETFSSIIIAFAMAFIFRAFVIEAFVIPTGSMAPTLLGQHVEIVSDQTGARWQVGPWTDGNQAVSRYTVHDPMTASNPPALVDQGVSAARSQAYQIDTEVERLRAGDRILVLKYLPLLFEPKRFDVVVFKNPTEPTVNYIKRLTGLPGEQLAIVDGDVFTRPLPERNGVLVAPGDEDLDQPGGTWAMDGWSIARKPEHAQRAVWMTVHDTARAPVAPIRDGYDWYNPPWVPVSPEGRALPGWEGLDTPTPEHTLPGTTRLEWNTEAWPIVDYYPYNERYRRAGDTLRPLVPPTFGVGDIRIRMGVEPVDQSLERLAIRIDAREHAFRALLVDGTARIEMRPLEADDSAWELLDEAQVRQLPAGQVTDVEFWHVDQALWLFVGGKRVAYATYDWGPMERFELATNQPLDARAPIVPPPSAYRSARPAIALVGPVKLHRLGLDRDLYYQTTRGDSQLPVRGSHPALDLAVLDQGQFFVCGDNSASSQDSRLLGAPSPWVSPLGAPAGIVPSELMLGRAFFVYFPAVERAGPVPVPGFGRLRFIW; the protein is encoded by the coding sequence ATGGCAGACACCCGGGCCAGGCCCGCCGACAAGGAAACCGGCAAGTTCTCCATCCGCGAGACCTTCAGCAGCATCATCATCGCCTTCGCGATGGCGTTCATCTTCCGCGCCTTCGTCATCGAGGCCTTCGTGATCCCCACGGGGTCGATGGCCCCCACCCTTCTGGGCCAGCACGTCGAGATCGTGAGCGATCAGACCGGCGCCCGATGGCAGGTCGGGCCCTGGACCGACGGCAACCAGGCCGTCAGCCGCTACACCGTGCACGACCCGATGACCGCCAGCAACCCGCCCGCGCTGGTCGATCAGGGCGTCAGTGCCGCGCGAAGCCAGGCCTACCAGATCGACACGGAGGTCGAGCGACTCCGTGCCGGCGATCGCATCCTGGTGCTGAAGTACCTGCCCCTGCTGTTCGAGCCCAAACGCTTCGACGTGGTGGTCTTCAAGAACCCCACCGAGCCCACGGTCAACTACATCAAGCGATTAACCGGCCTGCCCGGCGAGCAGCTGGCCATCGTCGACGGCGACGTCTTCACCCGGCCGTTGCCCGAGCGCAACGGCGTGCTGGTCGCCCCCGGCGACGAAGACCTCGACCAGCCCGGGGGCACGTGGGCCATGGACGGCTGGTCCATCGCCCGCAAGCCCGAGCACGCCCAGCGCGCCGTGTGGATGACCGTGCACGACACCGCCCGCGCACCGGTGGCGCCCATCCGCGACGGATACGACTGGTACAACCCGCCGTGGGTGCCCGTCTCGCCCGAGGGACGGGCCCTGCCGGGCTGGGAAGGCCTGGATACCCCCACGCCCGAGCACACCCTGCCTGGTACGACCCGCCTGGAGTGGAACACCGAGGCCTGGCCCATCGTCGATTACTACCCGTATAACGAGCGATACCGCCGCGCGGGCGACACCCTGCGACCGCTGGTGCCCCCCACCTTCGGCGTGGGCGATATACGAATCCGCATGGGCGTCGAGCCGGTCGACCAGAGCCTTGAACGCCTTGCGATCCGCATCGACGCGCGCGAGCACGCGTTCCGGGCCTTGCTCGTCGATGGAACCGCCCGCATCGAGATGCGGCCGCTGGAAGCCGACGATTCTGCGTGGGAACTGCTCGACGAAGCGCAAGTCCGCCAACTGCCGGCGGGCCAGGTTACCGACGTCGAGTTCTGGCACGTCGACCAGGCCCTGTGGCTGTTCGTTGGCGGCAAGCGCGTGGCCTACGCCACCTATGACTGGGGGCCCATGGAACGCTTCGAACTGGCCACGAACCAGCCGCTCGACGCCCGCGCGCCGATCGTGCCTCCGCCGTCGGCCTACCGATCGGCTCGGCCGGCTATCGCGCTGGTGGGCCCGGTGAAGCTCCACCGGCTGGGGCTCGATCGCGACCTCTATTATCAGACCACCCGCGGCGACAGCCAACTCCCCGTCCGCGGCAGCCATCCCGCCCTCGACCTCGCCGTGCTGGATCAAGGCCAGTTCTTCGTGTGCGGCGACAACTCGGCCAGCAGCCAGGACAGCCGGCTGCTGGGGGCCCCGAGCCCATGGGTTTCCCCACTCGGCGCCCCCGCTGGCATCGTTCCGAGCGAGCTCATGCTCGGTCGTGCATTCTTTGTGTACTTTCCCGCCGTCGAGCGTGCCGGGCCCGTTCCAGTGCCGGGGTTTGGTCGGCTGCGGTTCATCTGGTAG
- the ricT gene encoding regulatory iron-sulfur-containing complex subunit RicT, translating into MPIVPLPQFEKDLAEYTDEQDRLAREKLTPPKTVVCRFGAMKLIGEFRYTLDVTPGCGSKLVARTFRGTEMGEMLTSTCPNSGCGKSISRKEMLEYIEHSGGRDYPFYDKGRILRVATREDMDAQAKLEQSAHELKLRARTVADEIGVGIRIVQAEGILGGETLTYYYLAEAGEGPPGQQKGGNHNHRGRDPRLQAGDLRDALQKEAPDGARVEVRPVGARDEARLTADYERCGQHCCCKNFLKVLKPVPMRAAKQQKATLDPLKISGRCGRLMCCLRYEDESYRELAARLPHRKTRVGTTEGVGLVMDTQILTQLVLVKLEFDGREIAVPLEELIDPSEAPDPAARAAAQQRPARSPDATDRADTDAPVRKKKKRRRKKKPTGSPEAAPPRSDSPEAPQADGAPRKKKRRKRQRKKPGGGEGGPAGRSGPSTDD; encoded by the coding sequence ATGCCCATCGTGCCGCTTCCACAATTCGAGAAGGACCTCGCCGAGTACACCGACGAGCAGGACCGCCTGGCGCGTGAAAAGCTCACGCCGCCCAAGACGGTCGTCTGCCGCTTCGGGGCCATGAAGCTCATCGGCGAGTTCCGCTACACGCTCGACGTCACGCCCGGCTGCGGCAGCAAGCTCGTGGCGCGCACCTTCCGCGGCACCGAGATGGGCGAGATGCTCACCAGCACCTGCCCCAACAGCGGCTGCGGCAAGAGCATCAGCCGCAAGGAAATGCTCGAGTACATCGAGCACTCGGGCGGTCGCGACTACCCCTTCTACGACAAGGGCCGCATCCTCCGCGTCGCCACGCGTGAGGACATGGACGCCCAGGCCAAACTCGAGCAATCGGCCCACGAGCTCAAGCTCCGCGCGCGCACCGTGGCCGACGAGATCGGCGTGGGCATCCGCATCGTCCAGGCCGAGGGCATCCTGGGAGGCGAGACGCTGACGTACTACTACCTGGCCGAAGCAGGCGAGGGCCCGCCCGGCCAGCAGAAGGGCGGCAACCACAACCATCGCGGCCGGGACCCGCGCCTGCAGGCCGGCGACCTGCGCGACGCGCTCCAGAAGGAAGCCCCAGACGGCGCCCGCGTCGAGGTCCGCCCCGTCGGCGCCCGCGACGAGGCGCGCCTGACCGCCGACTACGAGCGATGCGGCCAGCACTGCTGCTGCAAGAACTTCCTGAAGGTCTTGAAGCCCGTGCCGATGCGCGCCGCCAAGCAGCAGAAGGCCACGCTCGACCCGCTCAAGATCTCCGGCCGCTGCGGCCGGCTCATGTGCTGCCTGCGCTATGAGGACGAGAGCTATCGAGAACTTGCCGCCCGTCTGCCGCATCGCAAGACCCGCGTGGGCACCACCGAGGGCGTGGGGCTGGTCATGGATACGCAGATCCTGACCCAGCTCGTGCTCGTGAAGCTCGAATTCGACGGCCGTGAGATCGCCGTCCCGCTTGAGGAACTGATCGACCCGAGCGAGGCGCCCGATCCCGCCGCCCGGGCCGCCGCACAGCAGCGGCCCGCCCGCTCGCCCGACGCCACAGACCGGGCCGACACCGACGCTCCCGTGCGGAAGAAAAAGAAGCGACGTCGCAAGAAGAAGCCCACCGGCTCGCCGGAAGCCGCGCCGCCACGGAGCGATTCGCCCGAAGCGCCGCAAGCGGACGGCGCCCCGCGTAAGAAGAAGCGACGCAAGCGCCAGCGAAAGAAGCCCGGCGGCGGCGAGGGTGGCCCCGCTGGACGATCGGGCCCTTCCACAGACGACTGA
- a CDS encoding cupin domain-containing protein has product MVTAEASADSTNGSSRRALNVMGVATEILLSAQETQGACSSFRITVPPGFTNPPHVHWFEDETFFVLEGELEITVGSIPVTVGPGQAAHGPRRVIHGFANRTDRPVTALVHTAPGGLERFFEACDAAFPGGANIDPVRLVSLIERHGMSVA; this is encoded by the coding sequence ATGGTCACCGCCGAAGCGTCCGCCGATTCCACCAACGGGTCGTCCAGGCGCGCCCTGAACGTCATGGGCGTTGCCACCGAGATTCTCCTGAGCGCCCAAGAGACCCAGGGGGCGTGCAGCTCGTTCCGCATCACCGTGCCGCCGGGGTTCACCAACCCGCCCCACGTGCACTGGTTCGAGGACGAGACCTTCTTCGTGCTCGAGGGCGAACTGGAGATCACCGTGGGCTCGATCCCCGTCACGGTCGGCCCCGGCCAGGCCGCCCACGGCCCGCGCCGCGTCATCCACGGCTTCGCCAACCGCACGGATCGACCGGTGACCGCCCTGGTCCACACCGCTCCCGGCGGGCTGGAGCGCTTCTTCGAGGCGTGCGACGCGGCCTTCCCCGGCGGGGCGAACATCGACCCGGTGCGCCTGGTGAGCCTCATCGAACGCCACGGCATGAGCGTGGCTTAG